atataagtgtcccgcacataatgtatataagtgtcccgcacgtaatgtatataagtgtcccgcatataatgtttataagtgtcccgcatataatgtatataagtgtcccgcatataatgtatagaagtgtcccgcatataatgtatagaagtgtcccgcatataatgtatataagtgtcccgcatataatgtatataagtgtcccgcatataatgtatagaagtgtcccgcatataatgtatagaagtgtcccgcatataatgtatagaagtgtcccgcatataatgtatataagtgtcccgcatataatgtatacaagtgccctgcatataatgtatataagtgtcccgcatataatgtatataagtgtcccgcatataatgtatataagtgtcccacatataatgtatataagtgtcccgcatataatgtatagaagtgtcccgcatacaatgtatagaagtgtcccgcatataatgtatataagtgtcccgcatataatgtatataagtgtcccgcatataatgtatagaagtgtcccgcatacaatgtatagaagtgtcccgcatataatgtatagaagtgtcctgcatataatgtatataagtgtcccgcatataatgtatataagtgtcccgcatataatgtatataagtgtcccgcatataatgtatagaagtgtcccgcatataatgtatataagtgtcccgcctataatgtatataagtgtcccgcctataatgtatataagtgtcccgcatataatgtatataagtgtcccgcatataatgtatataagtgtcccgcctataatgtatataagtgtcccgcctataatgtatataagtgtcccgcctataatgtatataagtgtcccgcctataatgtatataagtgtcccgcctataatgtatataagtgtcccgcatataatgtatataagtgtcccgcatataatgtatataagtgtcctgcacttcttttgacgaggctgtatttttattcgtcgtcgtttgacagctgtcaaacgacgacgcgtaaatgacaggttgtctgcacagtacgtcggcaaacccattcaaatgaatgggcatatgtttgccgacgtattggagccgtattttcagacgtaaaacgaggcataatacgcctcgtttacgtctgaaaataggtcgtgtgaacccagcctaacatgaaCAAATGCAGGTAAAAGAAACACAGCAAAAACGCTGTGTGGAATCCCAGTTTGAATAAATCTCCTTCAATGTAACGGCAACAAATTAACAGCAGATGGCGCTAAATCACACACTAAACTGCTAGTGGTGTCAGTACAAGACATTTGTAATAATCCAATGGGAACAGAAGATGGCGCTGTTGTTGGGCACATTTGAGATTccagtgtcagggtatgttcacacgcactaattacggacgtaattcgggcgtttttgccccgaattacgtccgaaaatagcgcctcaatagcgttgacaaacatctgtccattgaaagcaatgggcagacgtttgtctgttcacacgaggcgtaaatagacgcccgcgtcaaagaagtgacctgtcacttctttgggcgtaattggagccgttattcattgactccaatgaatagcagcgccaattacgtccgtaatggacgcggcgttcaaacgcctgcacatgccgttacggctgaaattacggggatgttttcaggcggaaacatccccgtaatttcagctgttacggacgccctcgtgtgaacataccttcagacgaacgtataatacgtccgtgcaacgcgcatgattttcacgcgcctcgcacggacctatgttagtctatggggccgttcagactgtccgtgattttcacgcagcgtgtgtccgctgcgtgaaacgcacaaaATGTCCTTAATTTGCCTGGTTtttgcgctgcacgcacccattgaagtcaatgggtgcgtgaaaacctcgCACGGCCCACGGACGCACTTCTGTATGCCACGCGTGATGCGAGTtacagcagtcaaaactatgaatgaaaacagaaaagcaccatgtgcttttcggttcacaaacataaaaccagagtgccatatgctgctgacacacagagcttttatggaccttttgtgcgcgcaaaacgcacacgctcgtgtgtatCCGGCCTTATTACTTCGGATATAGGCTGTAATAACATCATTCCAACAGCAGGAGGCACTAGTGCAGTGTATACATTGTAAATACATCATGTGaacagcagggggcagcagtgcagTGATTTCCATACAGTCCTGTAAATGCACAGTTGGGGTTCTTAGTGGTCCTGACACCAGCGGGGATGATGAGGGATCTTACAGTCCAGTTATAGGGTAACGTGATTGTCAGACCTGAAGAAACAGTCAGTGACGACCCCCTGGACTCTACTCCGCAGCAATAAAGGACTGTACTGCGCTGCGGAACATGTTGGTGCCATATAAGCAGCTGGAAATACCAGCCTGTGCCTGATGGAGGCGACGTCTCTGCTCCGACATTATCCTAGAGAATCACGACGTCGCAGCCGATAATGTGCCGGAGATTATCCATCCTCATGCCCATGTTTCCATATGTTGTATACGCCGTGTGCCCACACTATGCCCGGTGTCAGGGCACCCGCTGCGGTTCTCCACTGGGGGCGCTGTTTGCGGAGTCTCCGCTGCTCGAGGTCCGCACTTCTGGCTTTGCCGCGTCCATGAGCCctaaatataaacctgtaggaaaCTCAATGAGTAAAGTGGGGGCAAGGAGGTGATAAGCCGTGGTCAGGGGCACAGTTTTGGAGATTAATGATGTTATCCCCCCACATATGACATGGCTCGTGGATATGATGACACGTGAGCCTGTGTCTTGGAGCCCCTCCCCCGCAGTGAGGTCGGATTAGGCGCCTTGGGTGTAGAGCGGAACACACGTTGCGGTATATGAAGATTCATGCGGCGTTCACAGCGGTTCCGTCACACCGGATCGGACTGTGTTCAGGACTTGTAGGGGACCGCTCGGCCCACAATGCAGTTCTGCACCATATTAATAGACAAGGAGAAGTAGGAGGAATCCTCCCGCTCACCCGCGTTGTGTTGATGCTCAGACTGCGCCCGGATCTCCGTGCCGGCTCACGACAAAAATATCACGGAAAAAGAGAAGAACGTTGATCCAGCGCTCGTCATCTCCAAAAGGAAACCGCCTTCCAATTTTATTTGCAAACAAGTTTAAAATCTCAGGACGCAAAAAGCGGCGGTCAGTGATAATCCGCCGACGCGTTTCAGACAGGGCTGGTGTCCTTAATCATGGCACGTAGTCGATACTAACGGCGCCTCGCTGGGTTTATATCCGGTCACCGCGGCACGAGCGGAATCCAACTCCGTAATCCAAACACACAACGTACGTGAAGCAGAAAGGCGGACCCGCAACGACTGTAACGAGGCCGAAGAGGCAAATTCTTCATTTCTGCCGTAGACTCTGCCGCCATCTGTTACTTTCTCGGGCCGGATATAAACACCGGGAGTCGTCAATGTACATTATAATAttcagaaagaagaaaaaaagggaaTTATTTTATCATTAGGCAAAAAAATTATTATCAGATAAACGGCGGCGGATGAAAGTCCTTGTGTTTTTACGGTTCCGTGCGTCCGTTCCGTCAATAGCAGCGcatgtcctactcctgcccgttctcCGTCTCgaccattgaagcctatgggtccaacagcggacggcacacggaaggcatccgagtGCCGtctgtttttcacggatccgttgccaagcaacaACAGGGCGCGCCAAAGTTCCCAGCATTAAACATACAAGATGGATTTAACAGACTGTTTAAAATGGAACAGCAGATGCGGAGCGACAACGGAAACCGCACGGACGTCACAACGGACCCGTTTTAAACCGGTGAAGGATGTGTGAATTCCGGCCTAGTGCCCCCGAGATCCTCTGTGCTGCTGCTACATATAAGGGGGCACTGCTACACGGCGGGGACAATGATAGATGTGATTCTGTTTCACTATCTGGCCTGAGCGCAGCAGCGGGGAGCAGCCACAAGGGGGCACCAGTGTGTAGATATTACACGGCCCTCCAGTAAGGGCTCTATTTGGGGGGTGTGGCCAGGATAAGGGGTGGGTCttacacggacacacggatccgttttaaacCGGTGAAGGACGTGAGAATGCGGCCTAGTGCCCCCGACATCCTCTGTGCTGCTGCTACATATAAGGGGGCACTGCTACACAGCGGGGACAATGATAGATGTGATTCTGTTTCACTATCTGGCCTGAGCGCAGCAGCGGGGAGCAGCCACAAGGGGGCACCAGTGTGTAGATATTACACGGCCCTCCAGTAAGGGCTCTACTATTTGGGGTGTGTGGCCAGGATAAGGGGTGGGGCttacatgtatttatttttactagTGAAAGCAACGCTCAAGGTGTCAGTGACcccataacccccatcatccacaCCCTACCGTCTATAATATGGGACTGCCAGATCTAGGACTCAGAGGATGATGGGAGTTTGAATACCAGGGCTGAGGATGTTAAATCAGAGCCACTCTTTTGATGACCGTCATGAGGATGATGGGGGTAGTAGTGATGATAAAACGTTCACATTTCTGGCAGTAAAGACACAAGTTTATGTTTTTTTGTAGAAAACGATGATTTGCTTTTTAtttggcaaaaacaaaaaaaacacttcatATAAAACGACCAAAAAACGTACAAGTAGAAAATAGTAGTCATCATCCGCTACAGAATGAAATGTTCCTACAGAGATGAAGAGAAGGAATTCATTATAGACCTGCAGCCGAGATCCAACTCTAGAGCGCCCCCCGGGGGCTCCTACAGGAGATGACACCGATGCCTCATATGAAGGGTTTAATCTACAGAGATCGTCTAGTAATGTCTTAGCTTTCACTTGAGCTACATCATCTATTATACTCCAGTCCCAACCAAAGCTTCATTCACAAATCtcatactccactcacatccagagctgcacccaaTACTCCATCAGTTTCATCCACGCAGAAAGAAAAGCTGAACTGGGGGCCACACTCTAGAGCAATGCATTGTGGGTGAGATTGTTTTGTACGTCTGATTACTGCGCAGGGGGCATCATTGAGATTCGAGttcagaattgtaaatgcagctctgggtaTGACTGGAGTATAGAATGTGCAAAGTTACTGGAAACTACTTCTAGATTTAAGCCGTAAAACTAACGTGGAGCCCTGAAAATCACGGATGTGACGGATCCCGGCCCCTCATAAACGACCCTGACTAAAGACTAAAAAAGAAAACACTGGGGGTGACTCAATATGGAAGTAACGGAGACCAGCGGCGCCCCTCGCTGACGTCTACGCCTTGACGCAGTTCTTTATCAGGTGCTTGGCGAAGCTTCTGTACGTGTAGCATTTCTGGCAGTCGGGACAGTATCTCATTTTCTCGTGTTTGGCTAGTGACACCCGGGTGTCGCACATTTTCTTGCACTTCCTGCACTGGTGGGGGGTGACCCCCGTGTGCTTCCGCTCATGAATGACCAGGCTGCACTTGTGACCGAACTCCTGGCCGCACTCGTCGCAGACGTAGGGTCTCTCCCCGGAGTGCGCCCTCATGTGGATGACGAACTGAGACTTGTAGTTGTACTGAATGCCGCAGATGTCGCAGCAGTAGCGCAGTTTGTTGTGTTTCTTTGAAATGTGCTCCTGGAGCTCGGAGGCGGAGTCAAAGACCCGGCCGCAATCTTCGCAGTCGAAATCCTCCTGGGGCTGGTCCAGATGAGACTTCGTGTGTTCCTCCAGCACCGCGGCGTCAGAGAAGCATTCATCACAGACGTCGCACCAGTGCATCTCCTCgagctccgcctcctccttgcgcttctttttcttctttgtgTTCACCACCGACTCCATTTCTTCGTTCGGGATGACGAACATGAGGCTGGCCGCGTCCACCGAGCTCTTTATgagcaggggcttctggaagggcGAGCTGCGCTTTTTTTTCCTACCTTTTCGGGACTTTTGTGAGGCCCACTGGGGTGTACCGGTGCCGTTCTGTGAGGTCCAGATACCGGAGTGAAGAGATCCATCAGCACCTGAAAAATGACGGGAttattaaaataatatttaaaaaaaccaaaacactttCTAACCCCTCAGTCACTATTGTAGAGCTCCAATAACTATGAGTAACATGTAGATCGGGGTCGGTAATTTATAGATCTCCAGCTGCCCTGAGAGCTGCAGACTACAAGACACGTCATCGATGCTCCGTAACCCTGAGCGGCGGTACAATCCAGTAACAGTACTGACTAAGAAAACTTCATTCACAGCAGGTATGACTGTGTCACAGGGGAAGACACCCCTGCACTTGAGCACAATGGTATCTCCCAGGTGTTACGTTACCTGTTGGCGGATCTGCATTGATGGCCACTCTGTACTCTTCGTCGCTGCCCTCTTCTTTCACGATTACTGGAATACAGGAAAGGAGAAGAAATCAGAATTATCGCTGAGGTCTGCTGGGAGTGGAATATTCTTCTATCATCAATGAGTGAAGATGGTGGCAGCTGCAATCACGGAGACGCCAGTGCTGTGACATCCTCTCCCTCCACAGGTCACATGACCATTCTACAATGAAGCGGCAGTGACATCCTCTCCCTCCACAGGTCACATGACCATTCTACAATGAAGCGGCAGTGACATCCTCTCCCTCCACAGGTCACATGACCATTCTACAATGAAGCGGCAGTGACATCCTCTCCCTCCACAGGTCACATGACCATTCTACAATGAAGCGGCAGTAACATCCTCTCCCTCCACAGGTCACATGACCATTCTACAATGAAGCGGCAGTGACATCCTCTCCCTCCACAGGTCACATGACCATTCTACAATGAAGCGGCAGTGACATCCTCTCCCTCCACAGGTCACATGACCATTCTACAATGAAGCGGCAGTGACATCCTCTCCCTCCACAGGTCACATGACCATTCTACAATGAAGCGGCAGTGACATCATCTCCCTCCACAGGTCACATGACCATTCTACAATGAAGCGGAGGTGACATCATCTCCCTCCACAAGTCACATGACCATTCTACAATAAGGAGGCTGTGACATCATCTCCCTCCACAGGTCACATGATCATTCTACAATGAGGAGGAATGCTTTCATGTAGGTGGTCATAGAGTCTGGATTAGGAGAAAAACGTCCTATGGTCTGGAATTTTTAAAAGCTGAACACAGGGAGTATGAAGGGAACCCAGGCAAGTACATCATCTCCACTACTACCCCCATTATACACAATACAACTACTCACTGTCCAAGGGGAACTCTATGTCGTCTGGCATTTctggaaggcaaaaaaaaaagttacaatgtaATATGGAGACACCTGGACTAACGCTGCTCTGCGCTGCGGACTGATGGGGAACAGTTCAATTCCTGTAGTCTGGCATTTTAtggtctgataatccggcacggcACGATTTTTGTCACATGCCGATCTGCCAGGTTTTTTGTAGTTCCTGAAGTGAAGCCCCTGATGCCCGTGTCACCCTCTGGGGACGTTGCTGCTGGCATCACGTGTATGGCACTGGTTCCACAGTAATCCTGGGCACGCTGGCACCGTGTTATTACCACATGACCTCCCACACCCGGCACTGAGGACGTTGGTGCGGAGAAGTTGTGTGGACTGTATAGGACGTTCAGCGCCGCAGACAGGGGGAGCCCTCCACCAATATCCTCATAAAACAGGACCACCTACCTCTTTTCTTAGGACTGCTCTTCCTGCGCCGGATCCTGCCTGGTGTCTTGGTTGTTGCCGCAGTGCGCGGTACCGAT
The genomic region above belongs to Rhinoderma darwinii isolate aRhiDar2 chromosome 13, aRhiDar2.hap1, whole genome shotgun sequence and contains:
- the LOC142665958 gene encoding uncharacterized protein LOC142665958 gives rise to the protein MMSVDTELSSGDAEEVSRPAFCDVPSAHESDPVEVERPSPTSETAPPAGLEGSGDNRTSETAPPAGLEGSGDNRTSETAPPAGLEGSADNRPSETAPPAGLEGSGDNRAASSTAEDTVAPGSINPPVSESVPRTAATTKTPGRIRRRKSSPKKREMPDDIEFPLDIIVKEEGSDEEYRVAINADPPTGADGSLHSGIWTSQNGTGTPQWASQKSRKGRKKKRSSPFQKPLLIKSSVDAASLMFVIPNEEMESVVNTKKKKKRKEEAELEEMHWCDVCDECFSDAAVLEEHTKSHLDQPQEDFDCEDCGRVFDSASELQEHISKKHNKLRYCCDICGIQYNYKSQFVIHMRAHSGERPYVCDECGQEFGHKCSLVIHERKHTGVTPHQCRKCKKMCDTRVSLAKHEKMRYCPDCQKCYTYRSFAKHLIKNCVKA